In a single window of the uncultured Dysgonomonas sp. genome:
- a CDS encoding efflux RND transporter periplasmic adaptor subunit: MKLSKIVLGTAVFVLFNLSSCGKKQEAEQTEKQMYPTMIVNEQSTELLSVYPATIKGKEDIDIRPRIDGFIDAIYVDEGSIVRKGQQLFKINSPQAEQALTTAEANIRSAKAQVNTAKINVDRMRPLAEKEIVGNVQLLTAEDSYQSAIAVLAQAEAALKNAQATISWTNVASPVDGIVGAIPFRLGSLVNSANVLTTVANTSNVFAYFSLNEKELAVFLNTIDGKTQAEKIKNMPEVILTLADGTVYTEKGRVETITGTINVTTGSANFRAEFPNKQGLLRSGTSGKVSIPRSMENVFLIPQKATFAQQDKILVFSVQGDSVMQKVISVISTPDGKNYAVTGGLSNGERIVLDGVATLSNGKKISFE; this comes from the coding sequence ATGAAATTAAGTAAGATTGTTTTAGGAACAGCAGTTTTTGTGTTGTTCAATTTGTCATCGTGTGGGAAAAAGCAAGAAGCGGAACAAACTGAAAAGCAAATGTATCCGACAATGATTGTGAATGAACAGAGTACAGAATTGTTATCTGTATATCCGGCTACCATAAAGGGAAAAGAAGATATTGATATTCGTCCGCGTATCGATGGTTTTATCGATGCTATTTATGTGGACGAGGGTTCTATCGTAAGAAAAGGGCAGCAACTTTTCAAGATAAATTCTCCACAGGCGGAGCAAGCACTCACAACTGCCGAAGCAAATATAAGAAGCGCCAAAGCGCAGGTGAATACTGCAAAAATAAATGTAGACCGTATGCGTCCACTTGCCGAAAAAGAAATTGTGGGTAATGTGCAGTTGCTGACAGCAGAAGATTCTTATCAGTCTGCGATAGCAGTTTTGGCACAAGCTGAAGCCGCATTGAAAAATGCACAGGCAACAATAAGCTGGACGAATGTTGCTAGTCCTGTAGACGGTATTGTAGGGGCTATCCCTTTTCGTCTGGGAAGTCTTGTAAATTCAGCCAATGTATTGACTACCGTGGCCAATACCAGTAATGTGTTTGCTTATTTTTCCCTGAATGAAAAAGAACTCGCTGTGTTTCTGAATACAATAGACGGTAAGACACAGGCAGAGAAGATAAAAAATATGCCAGAGGTTATCCTTACCCTTGCCGATGGAACTGTATATACGGAAAAAGGACGTGTGGAAACAATAACAGGCACAATAAATGTAACTACCGGTTCGGCAAATTTCAGAGCTGAATTCCCGAATAAGCAGGGTCTGCTGAGAAGCGGAACAAGCGGAAAAGTCTCTATTCCAAGAAGCATGGAAAATGTATTCTTGATTCCTCAGAAAGCTACATTTGCACAGCAAGATAAGATACTTGTATTCTCTGTTCAAGGAGATTCTGTGATGCAAAAGGTAATTTCGGTGATATCTACTCCGGATGGGAAAAATTATGCTGTGACCGGAGGATTAAGTAATGGAGAACGTATTGTTCTTGATGGAGTTGCAACATTAAGCAATGGAAAGAAAATCAGCTTTGAATAA
- a CDS encoding efflux RND transporter permease subunit, protein MLKTFIERPVLSTVISIIIVVLGIIGISTLPIEQYPDIAPPTVMVSATYPGANADVVMNSVVIPIEEQVNGVEGMTYMTSSAANNGMAMTFIYFKQGTNPDIAAVNVQNLVARATPLLPQEVTQIGVTVQKQQNSTILGIALSTDNDEYDGEFLQNYANINMLPQIKRVYGVGDATVYGSKDYSMRIWLKPDVMASYKLSAQEVIAALQDQNIEAAPGELGQNSDQSFQYTLKYTGRLKTAEEFGDIIIRSEDGHILKIKDIADVKLGSLNYTVNSMTNKTEESVFIAISQTAGSNAQEVINGVKAVLNEAEKSFPEGVKINYLMDSSEFLDASIEKVIHTLLEAFILVFIVVFIFLQDFRSTLIPAIAVPVAIIGTFFFLQVLGFSINLLTLFALVLAIGIVVDDAIVVVEAVHAQLEAGEKDPKQATLKAMKEIAPAIVSITLVMSAVFIPVSFIGGTSGVFFRQFGLTLAIAILISAVNALTLSPALCAMFLRSHEEGHQKKGFVQRFFTNFNIAFNAATQKYKSSLQFLGKKNHRWITIGIIGVFSAILVLLMKLIPTGFVPQEDSGVVVGFVTLPPSASLERSDSVVNKVVDLAMEIEGVKTVTNITGANFMSGIGSSYGTVVIKMDSWNDRKLSTNEVAAMLTEKTNKMQEATFFFMATPTLQGFGIGAGVEMQLQDRMGDDIHKFYDITTSYVAKLNAREEVMMAMTNFNPNFPQKQIEADMPKIKAAGLTLNQVMGTLQAYIGSYYASNFNLYGKQFRVMVQASPEYRTKLEDLSGMFVQTASGEMAPITEFISVTDVTAPQTLTRFNMFQAMDVTIIPNMLDGYSTGDVIRIVEEMALDKTVLPEGYSHEYAGMTREEANSSDQTIIIFGICLIFVYLLLAALYESYILPLAVLFSLPIGLAGVFIFLMIFGVSQGIVNNIYVQISMVMLIGLLAKNAILIVEYAIQRRQQGQSIVEAAINGAVARLRPILMTSFAFIFGLMPLAFATGAGAVGNASIGISAIGGMLIGTIIGVLVIPTLYIVFQSLQERFSGKDPRISNTQQLTEE, encoded by the coding sequence ATGCTAAAAACTTTTATAGAAAGACCCGTTTTGTCTACCGTAATATCGATTATTATAGTAGTGCTCGGTATTATAGGAATTTCAACCTTGCCGATTGAACAGTATCCGGATATAGCCCCTCCAACAGTAATGGTTTCGGCCACTTATCCCGGAGCAAATGCGGATGTGGTAATGAATAGTGTGGTAATACCCATCGAAGAACAAGTAAATGGGGTAGAAGGAATGACATATATGACTTCATCTGCCGCCAATAATGGTATGGCAATGACTTTTATATATTTCAAACAAGGTACAAACCCCGATATTGCAGCTGTTAATGTACAAAACCTTGTAGCACGTGCAACCCCGTTGTTGCCTCAGGAGGTAACTCAGATAGGGGTTACAGTGCAAAAACAGCAGAATAGTACAATATTGGGGATTGCATTGTCTACGGATAATGATGAATACGACGGAGAGTTTTTGCAGAACTATGCAAACATTAATATGCTGCCACAGATCAAACGTGTATATGGTGTCGGTGATGCGACCGTATATGGGTCTAAAGACTACTCGATGCGTATATGGCTAAAACCGGATGTAATGGCTTCTTACAAATTATCGGCACAGGAGGTAATTGCTGCTTTGCAAGACCAGAATATAGAAGCGGCACCCGGAGAGTTGGGGCAAAACAGTGACCAGTCGTTCCAATATACGCTAAAATACACAGGAAGATTGAAAACGGCAGAAGAGTTTGGCGATATAATCATCCGCTCAGAAGATGGACATATATTAAAAATAAAGGATATTGCAGACGTAAAGTTAGGGTCTCTTAACTATACTGTAAACTCTATGACGAACAAGACCGAAGAATCAGTATTTATAGCTATCAGCCAAACTGCAGGATCGAATGCCCAGGAGGTAATTAACGGGGTGAAAGCCGTTTTAAATGAAGCTGAGAAATCTTTCCCGGAAGGAGTGAAAATCAATTACCTGATGGATTCCAGTGAATTTTTGGATGCATCAATCGAAAAAGTGATTCATACACTTTTAGAAGCATTTATCCTGGTGTTTATTGTTGTGTTTATATTCTTACAGGATTTCAGGTCTACATTGATACCTGCCATTGCAGTTCCGGTGGCTATCATTGGTACATTCTTCTTCTTGCAGGTATTGGGCTTCTCTATCAATTTGCTTACATTGTTTGCATTGGTTCTGGCTATCGGTATAGTTGTCGATGATGCTATTGTGGTTGTTGAAGCAGTACATGCCCAACTGGAAGCTGGCGAGAAAGATCCTAAGCAAGCCACGCTAAAAGCAATGAAGGAAATAGCTCCGGCTATCGTATCCATTACATTGGTTATGTCGGCCGTATTTATACCTGTGAGCTTTATTGGCGGTACATCCGGTGTTTTCTTCAGGCAATTCGGGCTGACACTGGCTATCGCGATATTGATATCAGCAGTAAATGCATTGACATTAAGTCCTGCATTATGTGCTATGTTTTTAAGATCTCACGAAGAGGGGCATCAGAAGAAAGGATTTGTACAACGTTTCTTTACCAACTTTAATATTGCTTTTAATGCAGCAACACAGAAATATAAATCGTCATTGCAGTTTTTAGGAAAAAAGAATCATCGTTGGATAACAATCGGGATAATAGGCGTGTTCTCTGCTATTCTGGTACTGTTGATGAAACTTATACCTACAGGTTTTGTGCCACAAGAAGATAGTGGTGTCGTTGTAGGATTCGTCACATTACCGCCATCCGCATCACTAGAAAGATCGGACAGTGTGGTTAACAAAGTGGTAGATCTCGCAATGGAAATAGAAGGTGTGAAAACCGTAACCAATATTACCGGAGCAAATTTTATGAGTGGAATAGGAAGTTCGTATGGAACTGTCGTTATCAAGATGGATTCGTGGAATGACCGGAAATTATCGACTAATGAAGTTGCTGCGATGCTGACCGAAAAAACAAATAAAATGCAGGAGGCTACATTCTTCTTTATGGCTACACCTACATTACAGGGATTCGGTATCGGTGCCGGGGTAGAAATGCAGTTGCAGGATAGGATGGGGGATGACATTCATAAATTCTATGATATCACCACCAGTTATGTTGCAAAGTTAAATGCACGGGAAGAGGTGATGATGGCTATGACCAATTTCAATCCTAATTTCCCCCAAAAGCAGATTGAAGCCGATATGCCTAAAATAAAAGCCGCCGGATTGACACTAAATCAGGTGATGGGCACATTGCAGGCGTATATTGGAAGTTATTATGCTTCTAATTTTAACCTGTATGGCAAGCAATTCCGCGTGATGGTTCAGGCCAGCCCGGAATATCGGACTAAACTCGAAGATCTTAGTGGTATGTTTGTGCAAACAGCTAGTGGTGAAATGGCTCCTATCACCGAGTTTATTTCAGTGACAGATGTGACCGCCCCTCAGACATTAACCCGTTTTAATATGTTCCAGGCAATGGATGTTACTATTATCCCTAACATGCTCGACGGCTATAGTACAGGGGATGTTATCCGCATAGTAGAAGAAATGGCTCTTGATAAAACGGTACTGCCCGAAGGTTATAGCCATGAATATGCCGGTATGACCCGTGAAGAGGCAAACAGTAGTGATCAGACTATAATCATATTTGGTATTTGCTTGATATTCGTATATCTTTTACTTGCCGCACTTTATGAAAGTTATATTCTGCCACTGGCTGTATTGTTTTCATTGCCTATCGGATTGGCGGGAGTATTTATCTTCCTGATGATTTTTGGTGTATCGCAAGGTATTGTGAACAATATTTATGTGCAGATATCTATGGTCATGCTGATCGGTTTGCTAGCGAAGAATGCTATTCTTATTGTAGAATACGCCATACAGCGTCGTCAGCAAGGACAGAGTATTGTTGAGGCTGCCATTAATGGAGCTGTAGCCCGTTTGCGTCCAATCCTGATGACATCATTCGCCTTCATCTTTGGATTGATGCCGCTGGCATTTGCAACGGGGGCGGGTGCTGTAGGTAATGCTTCTATCGGTATCAGTGCGATTGGCGGAATGTTGATCGGAACAATAATCGGGGTCTTGGTTATCCCTACACTTTATATAGTGTTCCAAAGCCTGCAAGAACGCTTTAGTGGTAAAGACCCGAGAATAAGTAATACACAACAACTAACTGAAGAATAA
- a CDS encoding efflux transporter outer membrane subunit, whose product MKINNIKGIALLGLIALLGLSSCQIMNKYQSPDADSENLFRDENPADTTTIASIPWRDYFKDPFLQSYIDEALNNNFDMLIVQERIKQAEAALGMARAAYFPDVALTAQVNQTRLSNADPLTGVAKDRNNLAYHTEKYTLGIVASWELDLWGKMNRQSRAKYAQMLNSYAGRNLIQTSLVSNMANTYYSLLALDEQLKVTNDMIALMSENLITMEALKEAGMANGAAVEQTRAALASARTSVPELESSIRQLENTICTMLGRKPGPITRSSIELQNVPANLAHGIPAQMLARRPDVNQAELEFRSAFELTYAAKASFYPSITLSSGLIGYSTTNGLSQFFKPENLFASIAGGLTQPIFARKQLMTQYKVAKSEQQIALLNFEKTVLSAGQEVSDILYTYESSLRKNYDREIQVLSQTKSVEFTRELLKAGEATYLEVLSAQQGLLEAQLNQISDKLQQLQSTSDLYRALGGGIE is encoded by the coding sequence ATGAAGATCAATAATATAAAAGGAATCGCTCTATTGGGGCTTATAGCCTTGCTCGGACTTTCATCCTGCCAGATAATGAATAAATACCAGTCCCCTGATGCAGATAGTGAGAACCTCTTCAGAGACGAAAACCCTGCTGATACGACAACAATAGCTTCCATTCCGTGGCGGGACTATTTCAAAGATCCATTTCTGCAATCATATATAGATGAGGCATTAAACAATAATTTCGATATGCTGATTGTTCAGGAACGTATCAAACAAGCAGAAGCTGCTTTAGGTATGGCGCGTGCTGCTTATTTTCCTGATGTTGCATTAACAGCACAGGTAAACCAGACTCGTTTGAGCAATGCAGACCCGTTGACAGGAGTAGCCAAAGACAGGAATAATCTGGCTTATCATACCGAAAAATATACATTGGGTATTGTCGCTAGTTGGGAACTTGATCTGTGGGGCAAAATGAATCGCCAATCCAGGGCTAAGTACGCTCAGATGCTAAATAGTTATGCCGGACGAAATCTGATACAGACATCTTTGGTTTCTAATATGGCGAATACTTATTATTCTTTATTGGCCTTGGATGAGCAACTGAAGGTTACGAATGATATGATAGCATTAATGAGTGAAAACCTGATAACGATGGAGGCCTTAAAAGAAGCAGGTATGGCCAATGGCGCCGCCGTAGAGCAAACCAGAGCAGCCCTTGCCAGTGCCAGAACATCTGTCCCGGAACTGGAAAGCAGTATCCGCCAACTGGAAAATACGATTTGTACAATGCTCGGACGTAAGCCCGGCCCGATAACCCGCTCGTCGATTGAACTACAGAATGTACCGGCTAACTTAGCGCATGGTATTCCTGCTCAGATGCTTGCCAGACGTCCTGATGTAAATCAGGCGGAATTGGAGTTTCGTTCAGCTTTCGAATTGACTTATGCTGCTAAAGCCAGTTTTTATCCTTCTATTACATTAAGTTCTGGATTGATTGGCTATTCAACTACGAATGGATTGAGCCAGTTTTTCAAGCCGGAGAATCTGTTTGCCAGTATAGCAGGGGGATTGACTCAACCGATTTTTGCACGGAAGCAATTGATGACTCAATATAAAGTTGCTAAATCGGAACAACAGATAGCATTGCTGAACTTCGAAAAAACGGTTTTAAGTGCAGGCCAGGAAGTGTCGGACATTTTGTATACATATGAGTCTTCTCTCCGGAAGAACTATGATAGGGAAATCCAGGTGTTGTCACAGACCAAATCTGTTGAGTTTACCCGTGAATTGTTAAAAGCCGGAGAAGCTACTTATCTGGAAGTATTAAGTGCTCAACAAGGATTATTAGAGGCTCAGTTGAATCAGATAAGCGATAAACTCCAGCAACTTCAATCTACCTCCGATCTTTATCGTGCATTAGGAGGTGGGATAGAGTGA
- a CDS encoding DUF418 domain-containing protein yields MALENISTVFFSGALVMGFIILYQVKGIGKCLSVMTPYGRMGLTNYEMQSVIGCFIFSMWAFGSVFGSWGTTELFALGLVIYTMQVIFSKFWLKYFLYGPLEWFWRSATYLKLQPFRRK; encoded by the coding sequence ATGGCTTTAGAAAACATTAGTACAGTGTTTTTTTCGGGGGCTTTGGTTATGGGATTTATAATCTTGTATCAGGTTAAGGGTATTGGAAAATGTCTGAGTGTGATGACTCCATATGGACGTATGGGACTCACTAATTATGAGATGCAAAGTGTTATCGGTTGTTTTATATTCTCTATGTGGGCATTTGGTTCCGTTTTCGGTAGCTGGGGGACTACAGAGTTGTTCGCTTTAGGATTGGTTATATATACAATGCAAGTCATATTTAGCAAATTTTGGCTGAAATACTTCTTATATGGGCCGCTGGAATGGTTTTGGCGTTCGGCTACTTATCTGAAACTGCAACCATTCAGAAGGAAGTAG
- a CDS encoding histidine kinase: MNVLNKYTTFKLLLITLISAVFIVYPNTACLPWELDFIKGVDRTYHLLYFTVRYIYFCILIFTLLKVNIQKINTQSFKRRFLINFIISLVSYIIFIGTTLLVYPKGTHFGSILVFQFFVVCFLVTFTGHTYLLYSVQRKKEQEIEQLKMENLQSRYDALMNQINPHFFFNSLNGLTALIRKKNDENTLTYVSKMSDVFRYILQSDKKGLVTLEEELEFVDAFFYMMEVRFANKLEFKVCVDKEKLPYKLPVLSILPLIENVVVHNRIDSEHKMVVTIRLDEQDELVVSNPVYPKLSPAETNGTGLKNLENRFMLLMNKQIRIINKDDMYYVYLPLII, from the coding sequence ATGAATGTTTTAAATAAATATACAACTTTTAAACTGCTGCTGATCACATTAATCAGTGCAGTTTTTATTGTCTATCCCAATACTGCATGTCTACCTTGGGAACTGGATTTTATAAAGGGAGTTGATCGAACTTATCACCTGCTTTATTTTACTGTCCGCTATATTTATTTCTGTATATTAATTTTTACGTTACTCAAGGTTAATATACAAAAGATTAATACGCAATCATTTAAAAGGCGTTTTTTGATCAATTTTATTATCAGTTTGGTTTCTTATATTATTTTTATTGGGACTACTTTACTGGTTTACCCCAAAGGAACTCATTTTGGGAGCATATTAGTGTTTCAGTTTTTTGTGGTCTGCTTCCTGGTCACTTTTACCGGGCATACCTATCTGCTCTATTCTGTTCAGAGGAAAAAGGAGCAAGAGATAGAACAACTTAAAATGGAAAATTTGCAAAGCCGTTACGATGCATTGATGAATCAGATAAATCCGCATTTTTTCTTTAATTCATTGAATGGACTGACTGCCTTGATAAGAAAAAAGAATGATGAAAATACACTGACATATGTCAGCAAAATGTCGGATGTATTCAGGTATATATTGCAAAGTGATAAAAAAGGTCTGGTTACACTCGAGGAAGAATTAGAGTTTGTAGACGCATTTTTTTATATGATGGAGGTGCGTTTTGCCAATAAACTGGAATTCAAAGTCTGTGTAGATAAGGAAAAATTACCTTATAAATTACCCGTATTGTCAATTCTTCCTTTGATTGAAAATGTAGTGGTTCACAACAGGATCGACAGCGAGCATAAAATGGTGGTTACAATCCGGCTGGATGAACAAGATGAACTGGTCGTCTCCAACCCGGTATATCCTAAACTATCACCTGCCGAAACAAACGGAACAGGACTAAAGAATCTCGAAAACAGGTTCATGTTATTAATGAATAAGCAAATAAGAATAATAAATAAAGATGACATGTATTATGTCTATTTACCATTAATCATATAA
- a CDS encoding LytTR family DNA-binding domain-containing protein, protein MKVLIVEDETAAYENLVDILNEIDPAIEIVGNTESVSQTVKWLNSNPIPGLILMDIHLSDGSAFSIFDAIEVDTPIVFTTAYDEYAIEAFKVNSVDYLLKPIKPEELKRSLQKLSKWTRTDITAYLSRLVQLAPKPRYKDKLLIPVNDKLLPIDLHDVACFYTTDKTTRIYLRNGNSYPYSKTLEQISSSLNPADFTRANKQFIIARNSVQNITIWFDNRLLITLDIEVPERIYISKNRASEFKVWLVNE, encoded by the coding sequence ATGAAGGTATTGATTGTTGAAGATGAAACGGCAGCTTACGAAAATCTTGTTGACATACTCAATGAGATAGATCCGGCAATAGAAATTGTAGGGAATACCGAAAGTGTCAGTCAAACTGTAAAATGGTTGAATTCCAATCCTATACCCGGCCTCATCCTCATGGATATTCACTTATCGGATGGTTCGGCTTTTTCCATCTTTGATGCTATCGAAGTAGACACTCCGATAGTTTTCACTACTGCCTATGATGAATATGCTATCGAAGCATTCAAAGTAAACAGCGTAGATTATCTGCTTAAACCTATTAAACCGGAAGAACTGAAGCGTTCTTTACAAAAATTGAGCAAATGGACACGTACTGATATCACCGCATATCTGTCTAGGTTGGTGCAGCTTGCACCCAAGCCACGCTATAAGGATAAACTTCTGATTCCGGTAAATGACAAGTTGCTACCCATCGATTTACATGATGTAGCTTGTTTTTATACAACGGATAAGACGACCCGGATATACCTCAGAAATGGTAATTCGTATCCATATTCCAAAACGTTGGAGCAGATATCTTCATCGTTGAACCCGGCGGATTTTACCAGGGCTAATAAGCAATTTATTATTGCACGCAACAGTGTGCAGAATATTACAATCTGGTTCGATAATCGCCTGCTGATCACTTTGGATATAGAAGTTCCCGAACGCATTTATATCAGTAAGAATAGAGCTTCGGAATTTAAAGTCTGGCTAGTAAATGAATAA
- a CDS encoding TonB-dependent receptor, with product MKRIPTLIICSILLSTVAHAQNQQATDTASTRKYALNEVVVTGSRVPVQRNIIPVPVSIVDRKTIEQSEETNLLPVLMKHVPSLFVTSRGIAGYGVSTGAAGGISLRGFGGGAGRVLILIDGHPQYATIYGHPVADAYIASDAQRVEVSRGAASILYGSNAMGGAINIITRKATDDGNRLSARLMGGSYGTQRYSITDSYRSGRFTGVVSGNYERTDGHRINSDFESFSGFTKLGYELTEEWKVTGNVNIAKSKSQNPGTESRPMLDGTADVLRGMSGLSIENNYGKTTGAVNLYYNWGDHEINDGYFAGGTPRPYLFNSTDYMGGANIYQSASLFKGNTITGGFDAKIYGGNAYRDPQTEVYADHIKLHEVAGYLFAQQEVDIFMLNVGIRLENHKLYGTEWIPQAGFSVKASENTHLKFSASKGFRTPNLRELYMYASANEDLLPESSWSYDLSIAQNLLDNRMSAELTFFYSEGDNIVEVVQVDGRPQNRNVGEFANKGIEFSLNYQLLKNLSLHTNYSYLHMNTPITGAPRHKLYAGMSYDLGKFSFSAGAQLIDKLYLSTGDDAKMSSYTLVDARASYRAMKCLEIFAKGDNLLARKYETMLGFPMPRATFMGGVNLNF from the coding sequence ATGAAAAGAATACCAACCCTAATTATTTGCAGCATACTGTTGTCGACAGTAGCTCACGCTCAAAACCAACAAGCAACAGATACTGCATCGACAAGAAAATACGCCCTGAATGAAGTCGTGGTAACAGGATCTCGTGTACCTGTTCAGCGCAACATAATTCCGGTACCCGTAAGTATCGTGGACCGTAAAACAATAGAACAGAGTGAAGAGACTAACCTCCTTCCGGTTTTGATGAAACACGTTCCCAGCCTGTTCGTTACATCTCGTGGGATAGCAGGATATGGAGTGTCTACCGGTGCGGCAGGTGGTATCAGCCTGCGTGGTTTCGGCGGAGGGGCAGGCCGCGTGCTTATTCTGATAGACGGACATCCTCAATATGCTACTATTTACGGACATCCTGTGGCTGATGCTTATATTGCATCAGATGCGCAACGTGTGGAAGTTTCACGCGGTGCGGCATCTATTCTCTACGGTTCGAATGCGATGGGAGGTGCTATCAATATCATAACCCGTAAGGCAACTGATGACGGAAACAGACTTTCGGCAAGGTTGATGGGAGGTTCTTATGGTACACAACGCTATTCTATTACAGATAGTTATCGTAGCGGGCGGTTTACAGGTGTGGTAAGTGGTAATTACGAACGTACTGACGGGCATCGTATTAATTCTGATTTTGAATCTTTCAGTGGATTTACCAAGCTGGGTTATGAACTTACCGAGGAATGGAAAGTTACAGGTAATGTAAATATTGCCAAGTCCAAATCTCAAAATCCCGGAACAGAAAGCAGACCTATGCTGGACGGAACAGCCGATGTGCTGCGTGGAATGTCGGGTTTGTCTATTGAGAATAACTATGGTAAAACAACTGGTGCTGTAAATCTGTATTATAACTGGGGTGACCATGAAATAAATGACGGTTATTTTGCCGGAGGAACACCTCGTCCGTATCTTTTCAATTCGACAGACTATATGGGCGGCGCAAATATTTACCAGTCGGCAAGCCTGTTTAAAGGAAATACAATAACAGGAGGATTCGATGCAAAGATATATGGAGGAAACGCTTACCGAGATCCTCAGACTGAGGTATATGCCGATCATATTAAACTTCACGAAGTAGCCGGCTATCTTTTTGCACAACAAGAAGTGGATATATTTATGTTGAATGTTGGAATCCGTTTGGAAAACCATAAACTATATGGTACGGAATGGATACCGCAAGCAGGTTTTTCGGTAAAGGCATCTGAAAATACACACTTGAAATTTTCTGCGTCTAAAGGTTTTCGCACACCTAATTTGCGCGAATTGTATATGTATGCTTCTGCCAATGAAGATTTATTGCCCGAAAGTAGCTGGAGTTACGACTTGAGCATTGCTCAAAATTTGCTCGACAATCGTATGTCTGCAGAGTTGACCTTTTTCTATTCGGAAGGAGACAATATTGTAGAGGTAGTCCAGGTAGACGGTCGTCCGCAAAACCGGAATGTGGGTGAGTTTGCCAACAAAGGGATAGAATTCAGCCTCAATTATCAACTGCTGAAAAACCTCAGTTTGCATACTAATTACAGTTATCTCCATATGAATACGCCTATAACAGGTGCCCCGAGACATAAGCTATACGCAGGTATGTCATACGACCTTGGTAAATTTTCGTTCAGTGCAGGTGCACAACTTATAGATAAGCTATATCTTTCTACAGGGGACGATGCTAAAATGAGCAGCTATACATTAGTAGATGCCCGTGCATCTTATCGTGCAATGAAATGCCTCGAAATTTTTGCTAAAGGTGATAACTTGTTGGCCAGAAAATACGAGACAATGCTTGGTTTTCCTATGCCACGTGCTACATTCATGGGAGGAGTAAATTTAAATTTTTAA
- a CDS encoding DUF362 domain-containing protein: MKKTHFILFVLFAFCIVSVYGCSSNNKEKKSQSEEVTEENSLPKVYFTKEITPESLMRIYKALGREAKGNNVAIKVSTGEPGGKNFLKPALIKDFVQSVNGTIIECNTAYGGNRSSTELHLKAARDHGFMNIAKVDIMDADGEVDLPVTGGSHITRDIVGKNFLNYDFTVILSHFKGHAMAGFGGAIKNMSIGIASANGKRLIHSGGASTTDWGSPTQEEFLETMSEAAKAVADHAAEKIIYISVMNNLSVDCDCDSNPANPEMGNVGILASLDPVALDKACVDQVYASTDHGKIHLVERMESKNGAHALVHAEKIGMGSQKYELVNLDQ, from the coding sequence ATGAAAAAAACACATTTTATTTTGTTTGTTCTATTCGCATTCTGTATCGTTTCTGTATACGGATGTTCCTCAAACAACAAAGAAAAGAAAAGCCAATCGGAAGAAGTAACAGAAGAAAACAGCTTACCTAAAGTTTATTTTACGAAAGAAATTACACCTGAAAGCCTTATGCGTATTTATAAAGCTTTAGGACGCGAAGCAAAGGGGAATAATGTAGCCATAAAAGTCAGTACGGGAGAACCCGGAGGGAAGAACTTTCTTAAACCAGCCTTGATTAAGGATTTTGTTCAGTCAGTGAATGGTACTATCATCGAATGTAATACTGCCTATGGAGGAAACCGATCCAGTACAGAACTTCACCTCAAAGCAGCACGCGATCATGGCTTTATGAATATTGCCAAAGTAGATATAATGGATGCTGACGGAGAAGTAGACCTACCTGTAACAGGAGGTTCGCATATTACCCGGGACATTGTAGGTAAGAACTTTCTCAATTATGACTTTACTGTTATACTCTCGCATTTCAAGGGGCATGCTATGGCCGGATTTGGTGGGGCTATCAAGAATATGTCTATCGGTATAGCTTCTGCTAACGGTAAACGCCTGATTCACTCAGGGGGAGCTAGTACCACCGATTGGGGAAGCCCTACGCAGGAAGAATTTCTGGAAACAATGTCGGAAGCAGCTAAAGCTGTTGCTGACCATGCCGCAGAAAAGATCATTTACATAAGCGTAATGAATAACCTATCAGTCGATTGTGATTGTGATTCAAATCCGGCTAACCCTGAAATGGGTAATGTGGGCATTTTGGCATCACTTGACCCAGTTGCATTGGATAAAGCCTGTGTAGATCAGGTATATGCCTCTACCGACCATGGGAAAATCCATCTGGTAGAACGAATGGAGTCGAAGAATGGAGCACATGCTTTGGTACATGCTGAGAAAATCGGTATGGGCAGCCAGAAATATGAACTGGTAAATCTTGATCAATAA